A window of Photobacterium sp. GJ3 contains these coding sequences:
- a CDS encoding TolC family protein: protein MIVLSFSTLGLMSLPVMATGTVVFAVQSETQRVSLQTLIALALVNDASQKQLTAQSDALRETAIASATQMDPKLKFGVGGLPVDSFQFDEDPMTNISVGLMQQFERGDTLALQARKVRQQADGIDWQRLVRQRDVANQVTQLWLELGYQQTAERLLRENRQLMSELAGFIETNYAIGTSEAQDLLKAQLQVTSLDDKIQANQQKQRNLIAQMSEWLGADWLAATSGLIVNHDLSWQELDAMLNAERQSRHYFSFLNTHPLAKVADTAIAASETQAEIAGEAYQPQFGVEVMYGYRQANNMRGEPASDLLSAFLTVDLPLFTGNRQDRQQAAAQYQVGAAKSQKDLILAQMNARVNALVADRTNQQQRLARYQSSLLPQAQARTQAVERGYQNNTAQFSEVILAASDALAIETELARLTTDLNQTNSNLAFLLGGRALQEIAPSLAAQPLSD, encoded by the coding sequence ATGATCGTACTGAGCTTCAGTACGCTCGGGCTGATGTCGTTGCCTGTGATGGCAACCGGGACAGTCGTCTTTGCTGTTCAGTCCGAGACTCAGCGGGTCTCTTTGCAGACCCTGATCGCGCTCGCGCTGGTCAACGATGCCAGCCAAAAGCAGCTGACAGCCCAGTCTGACGCCTTGCGTGAGACGGCAATTGCCAGCGCAACTCAGATGGACCCGAAGCTGAAATTCGGTGTCGGCGGGTTGCCTGTCGACAGTTTTCAGTTTGATGAAGACCCGATGACGAATATTTCCGTCGGACTGATGCAGCAGTTTGAACGGGGCGATACGCTCGCACTTCAGGCCCGAAAAGTACGCCAGCAGGCGGATGGCATTGACTGGCAACGCCTTGTCAGACAAAGGGATGTTGCCAATCAAGTCACCCAGCTCTGGCTGGAACTGGGCTATCAGCAGACGGCTGAACGCTTGTTGCGTGAGAACCGGCAACTGATGTCGGAACTGGCTGGCTTTATTGAAACCAACTACGCCATCGGAACCAGTGAAGCACAGGATCTGCTGAAAGCGCAGCTTCAGGTGACATCACTGGACGACAAGATCCAGGCCAATCAGCAAAAGCAGCGGAACCTGATCGCTCAGATGTCTGAGTGGCTGGGTGCAGACTGGTTAGCGGCAACGTCGGGCCTCATCGTAAATCATGATCTCTCCTGGCAGGAATTGGACGCCATGCTGAACGCTGAGCGCCAGTCCCGCCATTACTTTTCATTCCTCAATACGCATCCGCTGGCAAAAGTCGCCGATACCGCCATTGCGGCCAGCGAAACGCAGGCAGAAATCGCGGGCGAAGCCTATCAGCCGCAATTCGGGGTCGAAGTGATGTATGGCTACCGCCAGGCCAACAATATGCGGGGTGAACCCGCGTCGGATCTGCTGAGTGCCTTTCTGACCGTTGATCTGCCGTTGTTTACCGGCAACCGTCAGGATCGCCAGCAGGCTGCGGCCCAGTATCAGGTGGGAGCCGCCAAATCACAGAAAGATCTGATCCTTGCGCAGATGAATGCCCGGGTGAATGCGCTGGTGGCCGATCGCACGAATCAGCAGCAAAGGCTGGCCCGGTATCAGTCGAGTCTTTTACCTCAGGCACAAGCGCGCACTCAGGCGGTGGAGCGGGGTTATCAGAACAATACGGCGCAGTTCAGCGAGGTGATTCTGGCTGCCAGCGATGCGCTGGCTATTGAAACTGAACTGGCCCGGCTGACCACGGATCTGAACCAGACCAACAGCAATCTGGCTTTTTTGCTCGGGGGGCGCGCATTGCAGGAGATTGCCCCGTCACTGGCAGCGCAGCCGCTGTCGGACTGA
- a CDS encoding LysR family transcriptional regulator — translation MKTDDLILFVQVVEDGSFSKAAENLGITGSVVSKHIARLEDELGVQLLFRTTRSIRLSEAGKVLYQGAKHVKQAAAEAVDAVSGFGESLSGHVKMSVPTISGELLLAEAVAGFCHQHPKITIEMSMENRFVDVVGEGYDLVIRTGYLEDSSLIARHLIDSQWVVCASEAYCRREGKPVSPEDLLRHNCLQYAYQSTGAAEWQFLDEQGQGYTLKISGNFTTDNAAALRKATLAGYGIAYMPRCLVYHDLMAGTLVDLLPNRVGKRLGIYAVYPFTRQPSQKIRMLIEHLRQAYQAISHYF, via the coding sequence ATAAAAACAGATGATCTGATCCTGTTCGTTCAGGTGGTTGAAGATGGCTCTTTCAGTAAAGCGGCCGAAAATCTGGGGATCACCGGGTCTGTGGTGAGTAAGCATATTGCCCGGCTGGAAGATGAGCTTGGCGTACAGCTCCTTTTCCGGACCACGCGCAGCATCCGCCTGAGTGAAGCCGGTAAAGTGCTGTATCAGGGCGCAAAGCATGTGAAACAGGCCGCTGCAGAAGCGGTGGATGCCGTGAGCGGATTTGGCGAAAGTCTGAGCGGACACGTCAAAATGTCGGTGCCGACAATTTCCGGCGAATTACTGCTGGCAGAAGCTGTCGCGGGGTTTTGTCATCAGCACCCGAAAATTACCATTGAGATGTCGATGGAAAACCGTTTCGTCGATGTGGTCGGCGAGGGATACGATCTGGTGATCCGCACCGGCTATCTGGAAGATTCCAGCCTGATTGCCCGGCACCTGATTGACTCACAGTGGGTGGTTTGTGCCTCCGAGGCGTATTGCCGTCGCGAGGGCAAACCGGTGTCCCCGGAAGACTTACTTCGCCACAATTGTCTGCAGTATGCTTATCAGTCGACGGGCGCAGCCGAATGGCAGTTTCTGGATGAACAGGGGCAGGGTTACACCCTGAAAATCAGCGGGAACTTCACGACAGATAATGCCGCCGCGTTGCGAAAAGCGACGCTGGCAGGGTATGGCATTGCTTATATGCCGCGTTGTCTGGTGTATCACGATCTGATGGCGGGCACGCTGGTGGATTTGTTGCCGAATCGGGTCGGGAAAAGGTTAGGGATCTATGCGGTCTATCCGTTTACCCGGCAACCGTCACAAAAAATTCGCATGCTGATCGAGCATCTCCGGCAAGCCTATCAGGCGATTTCTCATTATTTTTAA
- a CDS encoding IS4 family transposase: MFAAELEDFSSSYPLKNDYLEVLNAHLPFEWVNNALSMTSHATVRRRKIQPQDILRLVIGMSLLRQESIHTVAEQLALNSKQLDNALLSAKSSLTEARKRLGVEPIQWLFHQSASHWSEQVEVDKWEGLRVYAIDGTQFRVEDTPECREHFGSANTASEYQSGYPVMQLTCLMDTASRLILKAAAGPYREAEITQASQLVDDIDDHSVLLMDKLYHSAELLHHIESRGHDRHWVTPLKKDINFEIVDKYTDNDWLVKRKLSPHARKQSPSLPQEWHFRVIRYQFEGFPERFLATSLPKSQYDAAKIIELYHQRWEIELGYREIKCTMLRKAIALRSKKITLVYQELYGLLLAYNLIRYEMALAAKEAKVSPLRISFKLGFKVVLYDYTAICQTKNLQSIPARLKDLTDTLKDLILPKPDRPNYERAVKMRPNKYPLKSNRKKKESS; encoded by the coding sequence ATGTTTGCTGCTGAATTAGAAGACTTTTCTTCAAGCTACCCACTCAAGAATGATTATTTAGAGGTGTTAAATGCTCACTTGCCCTTTGAGTGGGTCAACAATGCCTTGAGCATGACATCTCATGCTACGGTCAGGCGTCGCAAAATTCAGCCGCAAGATATCCTCAGGCTCGTGATTGGAATGTCTTTGCTTAGGCAAGAGTCTATCCATACGGTCGCTGAGCAATTAGCTTTAAATTCCAAACAGTTAGATAATGCACTGCTGTCTGCTAAAAGCTCATTAACTGAGGCTCGTAAAAGGTTGGGCGTCGAGCCCATTCAGTGGCTCTTTCATCAAAGCGCCAGTCACTGGTCAGAACAAGTTGAGGTCGATAAATGGGAAGGTCTCAGAGTTTATGCCATTGATGGTACCCAATTCCGTGTAGAAGATACGCCAGAATGCCGAGAGCATTTTGGCTCTGCAAACACGGCTTCCGAGTACCAGTCCGGCTATCCAGTAATGCAGTTGACCTGCTTAATGGATACCGCTTCGCGGTTGATCCTTAAAGCAGCAGCCGGACCTTATCGAGAGGCTGAAATCACGCAAGCATCACAGTTGGTGGATGATATCGACGATCACTCAGTCCTGCTGATGGATAAGCTCTATCATAGTGCTGAGTTGCTTCATCATATTGAAAGTCGAGGTCATGATCGCCACTGGGTGACACCATTGAAGAAAGACATCAACTTTGAAATCGTGGATAAATACACGGATAACGACTGGTTGGTGAAACGAAAGCTAAGCCCCCATGCGCGTAAACAGTCACCATCATTACCGCAAGAGTGGCACTTTCGGGTCATCCGCTATCAATTTGAAGGCTTCCCGGAACGCTTTCTCGCGACATCGTTACCGAAAAGTCAGTATGATGCCGCTAAAATTATCGAACTCTATCATCAGCGTTGGGAAATTGAACTAGGATATCGTGAAATTAAATGCACGATGCTCCGCAAAGCCATTGCCTTAAGAAGTAAGAAAATTACTTTGGTCTACCAGGAATTATACGGGCTGTTACTTGCTTATAATTTGATCCGTTACGAAATGGCTCTAGCGGCAAAGGAGGCGAAAGTTAGCCCTCTAAGAATCAGCTTTAAACTCGGTTTTAAGGTCGTTTTGTATGATTATACAGCGATATGCCAGACGAAAAACTTACAGTCGATACCAGCACGACTCAAAGATTTAACGGATACTCTGAAAGATCTGATTCTCCCCAAGCCAGACCGCCCAAATTATGAAAGGGCGGTCAAGATGAGGCCGAATAAATATCCGTTAAAAAGCAACAGAAAAAAGAAGGAATCCTCTTAA
- a CDS encoding protein disulfide oxidoreductase: MAEQTTSKATGWKKWLREIAFFSVLLTGVTVAADLWRSQSVPDDVPFTLKATDIHGQPVDLAALSQDQPVLVYYWATWCGVCRFVTPSVNWLSQYYPTVGISLSSGPDEKLQRYFEHKALDFPNVNDPNNVLGRQWGVAFTPTIFIVRDGKVESITSGITTPMGMLARLWLA; encoded by the coding sequence ATGGCTGAGCAAACGACATCGAAAGCGACAGGCTGGAAAAAGTGGCTCAGGGAAATTGCGTTCTTTTCCGTGCTGCTGACGGGGGTGACCGTGGCGGCAGATCTCTGGCGAAGCCAGTCTGTACCGGATGATGTGCCTTTTACGCTGAAAGCGACAGATATTCACGGCCAGCCAGTTGATCTGGCTGCGCTGAGTCAGGACCAGCCCGTGCTGGTCTATTACTGGGCCACCTGGTGTGGTGTCTGCCGTTTTGTGACGCCGAGTGTCAACTGGCTGAGCCAGTATTATCCGACAGTCGGGATTTCGCTCTCATCCGGACCGGATGAAAAGTTGCAGCGATATTTCGAGCATAAAGCGCTGGATTTTCCGAATGTGAACGATCCAAATAATGTGCTGGGCCGCCAGTGGGGTGTGGCTTTCACCCCGACGATCTTCATCGTCCGGGATGGCAAAGTTGAATCCATCACCAGTGGTATCACCACGCCAATGGGGATGCTCGCGCGTCTCTGGCTGGCCTGA
- a CDS encoding DUF805 domain-containing protein — protein sequence MNWYLYALKKYAVFSGRAQRQEYWYFFLINLIITLALGIVDHLLQTPGAEDGTGMLGGIYSLAVLLPSLAVGARRLHDIGRSGWWMLLVLVPILGFIVLVIFFVQDGQPGENEYGLNPKEEPGMGRMSV from the coding sequence ATGAATTGGTATTTATATGCGCTGAAAAAGTACGCGGTGTTTTCAGGACGCGCACAACGACAGGAATACTGGTACTTCTTCCTGATCAATCTGATCATTACGCTGGCGTTGGGGATTGTGGATCATCTGCTGCAGACCCCCGGTGCTGAGGATGGAACAGGGATGCTGGGTGGCATTTATTCGCTTGCCGTGTTGCTGCCTTCTCTGGCCGTCGGCGCACGACGATTGCATGACATTGGCCGCTCTGGCTGGTGGATGCTTCTGGTGCTGGTGCCCATTCTTGGCTTCATTGTGTTGGTGATCTTTTTTGTACAGGACGGTCAGCCCGGCGAGAACGAATATGGCCTGAATCCTAAAGAAGAGCCGGGTATGGGGCGGATGTCGGTGTAG
- a CDS encoding efflux RND transporter periplasmic adaptor subunit — protein MKTITMTTLALLIGSGLGYLGSQYLSSHGAAASAADSSMTQEKQPLYWVAPMDPNYKRDQPGKSPMGMDLIPVYDEAGGSAKSKPGTVRIDPAVENNLGVKTVQVSLQPLSPRIETVGYIAFDERHLWQTNVRVSGWVETLSINAVGEQVRKGDVLFTLYSPELVKAQEELLNAYRSKRDGLIQGAFDRLVAMGVDQAQIRAIVKRGRAVQTIQIKAPADGVIATLNIREGAYLSPAQAVISAGPLNTVWVDAEVFERQAHWIRAGSQASMRLDALPGRTWQGKVDYVYPILDPATRTLRMRLNFENPNGELKPNMFANITLEPVTDSEVLTIPAAAVIRSGGMTRVVLAEGEGKYRSARIETGREAAGNIEVLQGLTAKDRVVTSAHFMLDSESSQTADLARINGVEPPQETVWATGEITDVMTGHRMLTINHQPVPEWEWPGMVMNFTLADGLDIASLTTGQALDFEIAKADSGQFEVVDYQVREAAAREVWVDGNITLLMADFGMITLSHQAVSEWQWQAGEMNFTVDDQVDLSGFSEGQTVRFLIARNGSEYTLKQLEKSGGEQ, from the coding sequence ATGAAAACCATCACAATGACAACGCTGGCCTTGCTGATCGGCAGTGGGCTGGGCTATCTGGGCAGCCAGTATCTGAGCAGCCACGGTGCCGCTGCGAGCGCGGCAGATTCTTCCATGACGCAGGAAAAGCAGCCGCTCTACTGGGTTGCGCCAATGGATCCGAATTACAAGCGGGATCAGCCGGGAAAGTCACCCATGGGGATGGATCTGATCCCGGTGTATGACGAGGCGGGCGGATCGGCAAAAAGTAAACCCGGAACGGTTCGGATCGATCCGGCAGTTGAAAACAACCTGGGTGTGAAAACGGTACAGGTTTCGTTGCAGCCGCTGTCCCCCCGGATTGAGACTGTGGGTTATATCGCATTTGATGAACGGCACCTGTGGCAGACCAATGTGCGTGTCAGTGGCTGGGTCGAAACGTTGTCGATCAATGCGGTCGGTGAGCAGGTCCGCAAGGGCGATGTACTGTTTACCCTGTATTCGCCGGAACTGGTGAAAGCACAGGAAGAATTACTCAATGCTTACCGCTCAAAACGTGACGGCCTGATTCAGGGCGCGTTTGACCGCTTGGTTGCCATGGGCGTCGATCAGGCACAGATCCGGGCCATCGTGAAACGGGGGCGGGCAGTCCAAACCATCCAGATCAAAGCGCCGGCAGACGGCGTGATCGCCACGCTGAATATCCGGGAAGGGGCGTATCTGTCGCCGGCGCAGGCTGTCATCAGTGCCGGCCCGCTGAATACGGTCTGGGTGGATGCGGAAGTCTTTGAACGTCAGGCGCACTGGATCCGCGCCGGCAGTCAGGCCAGCATGCGGCTGGATGCTTTGCCCGGTCGCACCTGGCAGGGCAAGGTGGATTATGTCTATCCCATTCTGGATCCGGCCACCCGGACGCTGCGGATGCGCCTGAATTTTGAAAATCCGAATGGCGAACTTAAACCCAACATGTTTGCCAACATTACGCTGGAACCGGTGACAGACAGCGAAGTGCTGACGATTCCGGCTGCTGCCGTGATTCGTTCCGGTGGCATGACCCGGGTGGTGCTGGCTGAAGGGGAAGGCAAATACCGCTCGGCCCGGATTGAAACCGGCCGTGAAGCCGCAGGAAATATCGAGGTGCTGCAAGGTCTGACTGCGAAGGATCGCGTCGTCACCTCGGCCCACTTCATGCTGGATTCTGAATCCAGTCAGACGGCAGATCTGGCGCGGATCAATGGTGTCGAGCCTCCGCAGGAAACGGTGTGGGCGACGGGAGAGATCACGGACGTGATGACCGGACACCGGATGCTAACCATCAACCATCAGCCTGTTCCCGAATGGGAGTGGCCGGGAATGGTGATGAATTTCACGCTGGCCGACGGGCTGGATATCGCGTCGCTGACAACGGGTCAGGCTCTGGATTTTGAAATCGCCAAAGCGGATTCCGGCCAGTTTGAAGTGGTGGATTATCAGGTGCGGGAAGCCGCTGCCCGTGAAGTCTGGGTCGACGGCAATATCACGCTGCTGATGGCGGATTTCGGCATGATCACCCTGTCGCATCAGGCGGTGTCTGAGTGGCAGTGGCAGGCCGGTGAAATGAATTTCACGGTGGATGACCAAGTGGATCTGTCCGGATTCAGTGAGGGCCAAACCGTCCGCTTTCTGATTGCACGCAACGGCAGTGAATACACCCTGAAACAGCTGGAAAAATCCGGGGGTGAACAATGA
- a CDS encoding protein-disulfide reductase DsbD, producing the protein MRSNSLLILRLFRFGWLGLCLWFAAAIQAAPVSTPWLSDPKHPPVETRFVLTGQTDPSQGTVAGYLEVRLAKGWKTYWRSPGEGGVAPTMNWQDSANLRDLSWHWPAPERYDVLGVETIGYAGDVIFPMTLTVEDFSQPVILLANLSLSSCSTVCVITDYPVDLSFIPSELQPSGPEVSRYAQAMSLVPAAPAAPESVRAIWDTQQQQLQVTLTSPQGWQEPDAFIDGDTDAVKDSSFAKPSVQIDGNTLTAVFRVSSWFGEPDLSGQSVRLTVKDQAMLAEYPVQVEAGVIQSATQTSVLVMFGLALVGGLILNIMPCVLPVLGMKLSTVLTAEHQEKRQIRWQFLASSGGIVSAFWLIALVLGVLKFSGQVIGWGIQFQSAGFLALMAGMTLIFGANMLGLFEIRLPSGLSTWLGTRNGNGYSGHFAQGMFATFLATPCSAPFLGTAVAFALAGSYLQLAWIFTGLGLGMALPWIVIAVFPSLVRLFPKPGAWMGKMKVVFGLMMLATTVWLLTLLSPHWPIWTLWLTGLVAVAGILWRSVRVYGGKSVGVLSSVFLLGGAAVLLMGSMTADRWATPLPPELEWQPLSVQAIDQAVAQGNTVFVDVTADWCITCKANKIRVLLQQPVYDALQQPGMVRIRGDWTIPNDTVTSYLQSYGRFGVPFNIVYGPAAPEGIPLPVIYTSEQVMQAIEQAKGEAEHG; encoded by the coding sequence ATGCGAAGTAACTCCCTCTTAATATTACGCCTGTTCCGCTTCGGGTGGCTGGGCCTGTGTTTGTGGTTTGCTGCAGCCATTCAGGCGGCGCCAGTCAGTACGCCCTGGTTGAGCGATCCCAAACATCCACCGGTGGAAACACGTTTTGTGCTGACGGGCCAGACTGATCCGTCGCAGGGCACGGTGGCAGGTTATCTGGAAGTCCGGTTAGCCAAGGGCTGGAAAACGTACTGGCGATCCCCGGGTGAAGGCGGTGTCGCCCCTACGATGAACTGGCAGGATTCTGCCAACCTGCGCGATCTGTCCTGGCACTGGCCAGCGCCGGAGCGCTATGACGTGCTCGGTGTGGAAACCATTGGTTATGCCGGGGATGTGATCTTCCCGATGACACTGACGGTCGAAGACTTTTCGCAACCGGTGATTCTGCTGGCAAACCTGAGTTTGTCATCCTGCTCCACCGTTTGCGTGATCACCGATTATCCGGTTGATCTGTCATTTATTCCGTCGGAACTACAGCCATCCGGCCCTGAGGTCAGCCGCTATGCACAGGCGATGAGTCTGGTCCCGGCGGCGCCTGCCGCGCCTGAATCGGTTCGGGCCATCTGGGATACACAGCAGCAACAGTTACAGGTGACGCTGACCAGCCCGCAAGGCTGGCAAGAGCCGGATGCTTTTATCGATGGTGATACCGATGCCGTGAAAGACAGCAGCTTCGCCAAACCCAGTGTGCAAATCGACGGGAATACGCTGACGGCGGTATTTCGTGTGTCCAGCTGGTTTGGTGAACCCGATCTCAGTGGCCAGTCTGTCCGGCTGACTGTGAAAGACCAGGCCATGCTGGCTGAATATCCGGTCCAGGTTGAAGCCGGAGTCATTCAATCAGCGACACAAACCAGCGTACTGGTGATGTTTGGTCTGGCGCTGGTTGGCGGGTTGATTCTGAATATCATGCCCTGTGTATTACCGGTTCTGGGGATGAAGCTGTCAACCGTGCTGACCGCAGAACATCAGGAAAAGCGTCAGATTCGATGGCAGTTTCTGGCATCATCCGGTGGGATTGTCAGTGCTTTCTGGCTGATTGCACTGGTGCTGGGTGTGCTGAAATTTTCCGGTCAGGTGATTGGCTGGGGGATTCAGTTTCAGAGTGCTGGCTTTCTGGCGCTCATGGCGGGCATGACCTTGATTTTCGGCGCCAACATGCTGGGCTTGTTTGAGATTCGTTTACCCTCCGGACTCAGCACCTGGCTGGGCACCCGGAACGGAAATGGCTACAGCGGACATTTCGCGCAAGGGATGTTTGCGACATTTCTGGCTACCCCGTGTTCGGCGCCATTTCTGGGCACGGCGGTGGCTTTTGCGCTGGCGGGCAGTTATCTCCAACTGGCGTGGATCTTTACCGGTCTGGGACTCGGCATGGCACTGCCCTGGATTGTGATTGCGGTGTTCCCGTCTCTGGTGCGCCTGTTCCCTAAACCCGGTGCCTGGATGGGGAAAATGAAGGTCGTGTTTGGACTGATGATGCTGGCGACCACAGTCTGGTTGCTGACGCTGTTGTCTCCCCATTGGCCGATCTGGACCTTGTGGCTGACCGGGCTCGTGGCGGTTGCCGGGATTCTCTGGCGTAGCGTGCGCGTTTATGGCGGAAAATCTGTGGGTGTTCTGAGCAGTGTCTTCCTGCTGGGTGGGGCTGCAGTGCTGCTGATGGGCAGTATGACGGCTGATCGATGGGCAACACCGTTGCCACCGGAACTCGAATGGCAACCGCTGTCGGTTCAGGCGATTGATCAGGCCGTTGCGCAGGGGAATACCGTGTTTGTGGATGTCACTGCGGATTGGTGTATCACCTGTAAAGCGAACAAAATCAGAGTGCTGTTGCAGCAACCTGTCTATGATGCACTTCAGCAGCCGGGCATGGTCCGGATCCGTGGTGACTGGACCATCCCGAATGATACGGTCACGTCGTATTTACAATCCTATGGACGATTTGGTGTGCCGTTTAATATTGTGTACGGACCCGCGGCCCCGGAAGGGATCCCGCTGCCCGTAATTTATACCAGTGAACAAGTGATGCAGGCGATTGAGCAGGCCAAAGGAGAGGCGGAACATGGCTGA